From a region of the Corallococcus coralloides DSM 2259 genome:
- a CDS encoding PPK2 family polyphosphate kinase, whose protein sequence is MDIIRNDKQGAKVKLERIPTTPPKKEDKEAAKEEFAALGAELFDLQDLLWGAKMNSVLIVLQGRDTAGKDGTIKHVVGSLNPRGVSVTSFGVPSTEEREHDFLWRVHLKTPRQGEFSIFNRSHYEDVLVARVHNLVPEALWKLRYQHIRDFESLLSEHGTIVLKFFLHISQEEQEQRLLSREEEPRKAWKIAAGDWEDRKHWADYTRAYEDVFARTSTRQAPWHLVPSDAKWYRNLVVARAVAAALRPYRETWQARLDEVGKHKKAELRAWRRKR, encoded by the coding sequence ATGGACATCATCCGCAATGACAAGCAGGGCGCGAAGGTGAAGCTGGAGCGCATTCCCACGACGCCTCCGAAGAAGGAGGACAAGGAGGCCGCCAAGGAGGAGTTCGCCGCGCTGGGCGCGGAGTTGTTCGATCTGCAGGACCTGCTGTGGGGCGCGAAGATGAACTCCGTCCTCATCGTCCTGCAGGGGCGCGACACCGCCGGCAAGGACGGCACCATCAAGCACGTGGTGGGCAGCCTCAATCCGCGCGGGGTGAGCGTCACCTCCTTCGGCGTGCCCAGCACGGAGGAGCGGGAACACGACTTCCTCTGGCGCGTACACCTCAAGACCCCTCGCCAGGGCGAGTTCTCCATCTTCAACCGCTCCCACTATGAGGACGTGCTCGTGGCGCGGGTGCACAACCTGGTCCCCGAAGCGCTCTGGAAGCTGCGCTACCAGCACATCCGCGACTTCGAGTCCCTGCTCTCGGAGCACGGCACCATCGTCCTCAAGTTCTTCCTCCACATCAGCCAGGAGGAGCAGGAGCAGCGGCTGCTGTCTCGCGAGGAGGAGCCCCGCAAGGCGTGGAAGATCGCCGCGGGTGACTGGGAGGACCGCAAGCACTGGGCGGACTACACGCGCGCCTATGAGGACGTCTTCGCTCGCACGTCCACCCGGCAGGCGCCCTGGCACCTGGTGCCCTCGGACGCCAAGTGGTACCGCAACCTCGTGGTGGCCCGCGCCGTGGCGGCGGCCCTGCGCCCCTACCGTGAGACCTGGCAGGCCCGGCTGGATGAGGTGGGCAAGCACAAGAAGGCGGAGCTTCGCGCCTGGCGCAGGAAGCGCTGA
- a CDS encoding fatty acid desaturase family protein yields MERTASTSSKDLIARTRPFAAQDTARSLWALGSTYAALVGAVVLAVAAPWWPLRIVGGLIEALVLIRCFILFHDAMHGALLPKSRWAKALFQVQGLLTLTPARIWNDTHNHHHANTARIAADSAGTFVTWTTDQWRKATGAERLGYVVERHPVTQLFGYFTAFLYSLCLQPFVKNPKRYWTSGLAFGVHVALSAAVWHFFGLGVYLTAFVGPLFAAYALGTYLFYAQHNFDEVAILPEASWNHADAALEASSYMRFGPVMEWFTGNIGYHHVHHLNPRIPFYRLPEAMASIPELQGPHITTLTLKDIVGCLRLNLWDPALKRMVRYRDVQVAPGT; encoded by the coding sequence ATGGAACGAACCGCGTCGACATCGAGCAAGGACCTCATTGCCCGCACGCGTCCCTTCGCGGCCCAGGACACCGCGCGCTCCCTCTGGGCGCTCGGCTCCACCTATGCCGCGCTCGTGGGCGCGGTGGTGCTGGCGGTGGCCGCGCCCTGGTGGCCCCTGCGCATCGTGGGTGGCCTCATTGAAGCGCTGGTGCTCATCCGCTGCTTCATCCTCTTCCACGACGCGATGCACGGGGCGCTCCTGCCGAAGTCCCGGTGGGCCAAGGCGCTCTTCCAGGTGCAGGGGCTGCTCACGCTCACCCCGGCGCGCATCTGGAATGACACGCACAACCATCACCACGCCAACACCGCGCGCATCGCGGCGGACTCGGCGGGCACCTTCGTCACCTGGACCACGGACCAGTGGCGCAAGGCCACCGGCGCCGAGCGCCTGGGCTACGTGGTGGAGCGCCACCCGGTGACGCAGCTGTTCGGCTATTTCACCGCGTTCCTCTACAGCCTGTGCCTCCAGCCGTTCGTGAAGAACCCGAAGCGCTACTGGACGTCCGGGCTCGCGTTCGGTGTGCACGTGGCCCTGTCCGCGGCCGTCTGGCATTTCTTCGGCCTGGGCGTCTACCTCACCGCCTTCGTGGGGCCGCTGTTCGCCGCGTACGCGCTGGGCACGTACCTGTTCTACGCGCAGCACAACTTCGACGAGGTGGCCATCCTGCCGGAGGCGTCCTGGAACCACGCGGACGCGGCGCTGGAGGCCAGCAGCTACATGCGCTTCGGGCCGGTGATGGAGTGGTTCACGGGCAACATCGGCTACCACCACGTGCACCACCTCAACCCGCGCATCCCGTTCTACCGGCTGCCGGAGGCAATGGCGTCCATCCCGGAGCTTCAGGGGCCGCACATCACCACGCTCACGCTGAAGGACATCGTGGGGTGCCTGCGGCTGAACCTGTGGGATCCGGCGCTGAAGCGGATGGTGCGCTACCGCGACGTGCAGGTGGCGCCGGGGACCTGA
- a CDS encoding SRPBCC family protein, with translation MHERREALMAEAYASQLIQAPADVVWDRVGGFDSLPRWHPGVVSSERVTRPDSGLLRRLTTRDGEVYLEARLAYDSNARSYAYEMVEGPLPVRDYVAKLRVTPVTATGQTFVEWHATFRLAPGHEGEAAALSQWIREEFFARGLRGLAHTFLPPPPRVPAPELEWRR, from the coding sequence ATGCACGAACGACGTGAGGCACTGATGGCCGAGGCCTATGCGAGTCAGCTCATCCAGGCACCCGCGGACGTGGTCTGGGACCGCGTGGGAGGCTTTGACAGCCTTCCGCGCTGGCACCCGGGCGTCGTCTCCAGCGAGCGGGTGACGCGTCCCGACTCCGGCCTCCTGCGCCGGCTCACCACGCGCGATGGCGAGGTGTACCTGGAGGCGCGGTTGGCGTACGACTCGAATGCGCGCAGCTACGCGTACGAGATGGTGGAGGGCCCGCTGCCCGTGCGCGACTACGTGGCGAAGCTGCGGGTGACGCCGGTGACGGCGACCGGGCAGACCTTCGTGGAGTGGCACGCGACCTTCCGGCTGGCGCCGGGGCACGAGGGCGAGGCGGCGGCGCTGAGCCAGTGGATCCGCGAGGAGTTCTTCGCGCGGGGCCTGCGGGGGCTGGCGCACACCTTCCTGCCGCCACCGCCCCGGGTGCCGGCGCCGGAGCTGGAGTGGCGGCGTTGA
- a CDS encoding ferritin-like domain-containing protein yields the protein MADTHSQPSVTDPGDLGVRLTLLNAALATKVVCVRRYTRHALLAGGACHEAMRAVFGLHARDEQDHALRLAERIQQLGGRPDFNLGGLMSSGDTQDDEGRTLVELLRENLEAERIAIASYRDLIPYFADRDPTTRRLLEELLDEEEAHANALHTLLKP from the coding sequence ATGGCCGACACGCATTCGCAGCCGTCCGTCACCGACCCGGGGGACCTGGGGGTCCGCCTCACGCTGCTCAACGCCGCGCTGGCGACCAAGGTCGTCTGCGTGCGGCGCTACACGCGCCATGCCCTGCTGGCCGGAGGCGCCTGCCATGAGGCGATGAGGGCCGTGTTCGGCCTGCACGCCCGCGATGAGCAGGACCACGCGCTCAGGCTCGCCGAGCGCATCCAGCAGTTGGGCGGCAGGCCGGACTTCAACCTTGGAGGGCTCATGTCCAGCGGTGACACCCAGGACGACGAAGGGCGGACGCTGGTGGAGCTGCTGCGCGAGAACCTGGAGGCGGAGCGCATCGCCATCGCGTCGTACCGCGATCTGATCCCCTACTTCGCGGACCGGGACCCCACCACGCGGCGGCTCCTGGAGGAGCTCCTCGACGAGGAGGAGGCACACGCCAACGCCCTGCACACGCTGCTGAAGCCTTGA
- a CDS encoding sigma-54-dependent transcriptional regulator yields the protein MTRTRILLVDDEPGVRLGMKGYLTQHGFDVDEATSVAEAQEGFRTHRPDVAVIDYRLPDGTALELLPRLKELDAAVPLVVLTGHGSIELAVQAVKEGAEQFLTKPLELAVLKVVLERLVAQRRERQRLLADRSRAVRTQVDPFLGNSPAIRALRDQAERVRDSDSPVLVTGETGSGKSVLARWLHEGGPRKEAPFVDLNCAALSKDLLDSELFGHEKGAFTSAVAAKQGLLEVADRGTLFLDEIGDMDVAVQPKLLKVLEEQRFRRLGDVKDRRVDVRLVAATHQDLQGAAREKRFRSDLYFRISTLLLHVPPLRERAEDVPVLASHFLAEMGAHRGRGQVELEPDAERALMAYRWPGNIRELRNVLERAVLLSGTSRLSRGALRFESLLPAEEPLGEDLTLEELEHRHIERVLAREGGHVERAATKLGISRSSLYAKIKGWQHKGG from the coding sequence ATGACCCGCACCCGCATCCTGCTCGTGGACGACGAGCCCGGCGTCCGTCTGGGTATGAAGGGCTACCTCACCCAGCACGGCTTCGACGTGGATGAAGCCACCAGCGTCGCCGAGGCCCAGGAGGGCTTCCGCACGCACCGGCCCGATGTGGCCGTCATCGATTACCGCCTGCCGGACGGTACGGCGCTGGAGCTGTTGCCCCGGCTCAAGGAGCTGGACGCGGCGGTGCCCCTGGTGGTGCTGACGGGGCACGGCTCCATCGAGCTGGCGGTGCAGGCCGTGAAGGAAGGCGCCGAGCAATTCCTCACCAAGCCGCTGGAGCTGGCGGTGCTCAAGGTGGTGCTGGAGCGGCTCGTGGCCCAGCGGCGCGAGCGGCAGCGGCTCCTGGCGGACCGCTCGCGCGCGGTGCGCACGCAGGTGGATCCCTTCCTGGGGAACAGCCCCGCCATCCGCGCGCTGCGCGACCAGGCGGAGCGCGTACGCGACAGCGACAGCCCGGTGCTCGTCACGGGCGAGACGGGCAGCGGCAAGAGCGTGCTCGCGCGCTGGCTGCATGAAGGTGGACCGCGCAAGGAGGCCCCCTTCGTGGACCTGAACTGCGCGGCGCTGTCCAAGGACCTGCTGGACTCGGAGTTGTTCGGCCACGAGAAGGGCGCCTTCACCAGCGCGGTGGCCGCGAAGCAGGGCCTCTTGGAGGTGGCGGACCGAGGCACGCTGTTCCTGGATGAGATTGGCGACATGGACGTGGCCGTCCAGCCCAAGCTGCTCAAGGTGCTGGAGGAGCAGCGCTTCCGGCGCCTGGGTGACGTGAAGGACCGGCGCGTGGACGTGAGGCTCGTGGCCGCCACGCACCAGGATCTGCAGGGGGCCGCGCGAGAGAAGCGCTTCCGAAGCGATCTGTACTTCCGCATCAGCACGCTCCTCCTCCACGTGCCGCCCCTGCGCGAGCGCGCGGAGGACGTGCCGGTGCTCGCGAGCCACTTCCTGGCGGAGATGGGTGCGCACCGGGGCCGCGGTCAGGTGGAGCTGGAGCCCGACGCGGAGCGGGCCCTGATGGCCTACCGCTGGCCGGGCAACATCCGCGAGCTGCGCAACGTGCTGGAGCGCGCGGTGCTCTTGTCCGGCACGTCGCGCCTGTCCCGCGGCGCCCTGCGCTTCGAGTCCCTGCTGCCCGCGGAGGAGCCGCTGGGCGAGGACCTCACGCTGGAGGAGCTGGAGCACCGCCACATCGAGCGCGTGCTGGCGCGCGAGGGCGGCCACGTGGAGCGCGCGGCGACGAAGCTGGGCATCTCCCGCAGCTCGCTCTACGCGAAGATCAAGGGCTGGCAGCACAAGGGGGGATGA
- a CDS encoding PAS domain-containing sensor histidine kinase — MLPSSSSPHLLRILAISAGCAVLLGLIAAWSKSQSPGVRIALLGVSAFVLAAVGAGAALRTVARSERECARLRDQADDARALRDAVMDITPVGFAFYDRDLRYVHVNAALAAMNGLPAGAHLGRHVSEVLPALGTALAPRLARALESDAPLQDLSLQVETPAAPGETRFWFGSYSRVRGSGGAVLGVIASLSEVTERMRAEASLQEHEGRLDVLTRSLPDYLWGGKLRDGVLRDFYCTPVVERTTGYPASAFTTGGGPEGTPSPLWAEMIHPEDRPRYRECIESLALAPSTEVEIEHRIICADGRVRWVRSRAAASGLDDRGGVHLGCVVTDVTDRRLADDLRQRLNDSFRRSATEWRRTFDAVSSPLLVLSAEGIIHRLNDAARGLFREADPSGQPLSATAGAPPWSSAGPLVEELRATHGSTSREVHDAESGRTWEVSAAWVDEKASEDPRIILVATEVTRLLELQAHVRRSETMAAMGAIVAGVAHEVRNPLFSISAVVDAVEATYGARPELKPYLDVLRGEVRRLTHLTQELFEYGRPTRGEWTDGAVGPVVCEALSACTLTSDKAAVKLEREVSDALPPVRMDARRLFHVFRNVVENAVQHSPQGTTVHVTAEAVEEAGRPWVRCTVHDGGPGFKSEDLPHVFEPFFSKRRGGTGLGLSIVQRILEEHQGRIRLSNHPQGGAEVTILLPALSPAGNTGRTPQSQVS; from the coding sequence ATGCTCCCGTCCTCCTCGTCCCCTCACCTCCTCCGGATCCTCGCCATCTCCGCCGGGTGCGCGGTGCTCCTGGGCCTGATCGCGGCCTGGAGCAAAAGCCAGTCACCGGGCGTCCGCATCGCCCTGCTGGGGGTGAGCGCGTTCGTGCTGGCGGCGGTGGGCGCGGGGGCCGCGCTTCGCACGGTGGCCCGGAGCGAGCGCGAGTGTGCCCGGCTGCGCGACCAGGCGGACGACGCGCGGGCGCTGCGCGACGCGGTGATGGACATCACGCCGGTGGGCTTCGCGTTCTACGACCGCGACCTGCGCTACGTGCACGTCAATGCAGCGCTCGCCGCGATGAACGGCCTGCCGGCGGGGGCGCACCTGGGCCGCCATGTCTCGGAGGTGCTGCCCGCGCTGGGCACGGCGCTCGCGCCCCGGCTCGCCCGGGCGCTGGAGTCGGACGCGCCCCTGCAGGACCTCAGCCTCCAGGTGGAGACCCCCGCCGCGCCCGGCGAGACGCGCTTCTGGTTCGGGAGCTACTCGCGCGTGCGCGGCTCGGGCGGCGCGGTGCTGGGCGTCATCGCATCCCTGTCGGAGGTCACCGAGCGGATGCGCGCGGAGGCGTCCCTCCAGGAGCACGAGGGGCGCCTGGACGTGCTCACCCGGTCGCTGCCGGACTACCTGTGGGGTGGGAAGCTGCGGGACGGCGTGCTGCGTGACTTCTACTGTACGCCCGTCGTGGAGCGCACCACCGGCTATCCGGCCAGCGCCTTCACCACGGGCGGCGGGCCGGAGGGGACGCCCTCGCCGCTGTGGGCGGAGATGATCCACCCGGAGGACCGGCCACGCTATCGCGAGTGCATCGAGTCGCTGGCCCTGGCTCCGAGCACGGAGGTGGAGATCGAGCACCGCATCATCTGCGCGGACGGGCGCGTGCGCTGGGTGCGCAGCCGCGCCGCGGCCTCCGGCCTGGACGACCGGGGCGGCGTGCACCTGGGCTGCGTCGTCACGGACGTCACCGACCGGCGGCTCGCGGACGACCTGCGCCAGCGGTTGAACGACAGCTTCCGCCGCTCCGCGACGGAGTGGCGCCGTACCTTCGACGCGGTGTCCTCGCCGCTGCTGGTGCTGAGCGCGGAGGGCATCATCCACCGGCTCAACGACGCGGCCCGCGGGCTCTTCCGGGAGGCGGATCCCTCCGGACAGCCGCTCTCCGCGACCGCCGGGGCGCCGCCCTGGTCCAGCGCGGGTCCGCTGGTGGAGGAGCTGCGCGCGACCCACGGCAGCACCAGCCGCGAGGTGCACGACGCGGAGTCCGGGCGCACCTGGGAGGTGTCGGCCGCCTGGGTGGACGAGAAGGCCAGCGAGGACCCTCGCATCATCCTGGTGGCCACCGAGGTCACCCGGCTGCTGGAGCTGCAAGCCCACGTGCGCCGCAGTGAAACAATGGCCGCCATGGGCGCCATCGTCGCGGGCGTGGCCCACGAGGTGCGCAACCCCCTCTTCTCCATCTCCGCGGTCGTGGACGCGGTGGAGGCCACCTACGGCGCCCGGCCGGAGTTGAAGCCCTATCTGGACGTGTTGCGTGGCGAGGTGCGCCGCCTCACGCACCTCACCCAGGAGCTGTTCGAGTACGGCCGGCCCACGCGGGGCGAGTGGACGGACGGCGCCGTGGGCCCGGTGGTCTGCGAAGCCCTGTCCGCCTGCACGCTCACGAGCGACAAGGCGGCCGTGAAGCTCGAGCGCGAGGTGTCCGACGCGCTGCCCCCGGTGCGCATGGACGCGCGCCGCCTGTTCCATGTCTTCCGCAACGTGGTGGAGAACGCCGTGCAGCACTCCCCCCAGGGCACTACCGTTCACGTGACGGCGGAGGCCGTGGAGGAGGCGGGGCGCCCCTGGGTGCGCTGCACCGTCCACGACGGAGGGCCCGGCTTCAAGAGCGAGGACCTGCCCCACGTCTTCGAGCCCTTCTTCAGCAAGCGTCGAGGAGGGACCGGCTTGGGGCTGTCCATCGTCCAGCGCATCCTGGAGGAGCACCAGGGGCGCATCCGTTTGTCCAATCACCCGCAGGGAGGCGCGGAGGTGACCATCCTCCTGCCCGCCCTTTCCCCCGCCGGCAACACCGGCCGAACGCCGCAGTCACAGGTGTCATGA
- a CDS encoding DUF2380 domain-containing protein, whose protein sequence is MRADALVLALVLMATGCASVSQAPGRGRSLSYAPREASSPAWVEAPNDEPPRAQNFLPRALAGPEQRLLRRQQPRDDVTAVGGGAVGGGGRSNALTRQAVLDATKDVKGSLTRVEAAFSKLAARPPDPWGWSLTGVFTRYLDQGSKQVTWLHGALGSATALTEVASEVGDTDMELGLLRMTGPKLQAAQFGTLLLATWVDFLHLADAVLRHCPMCSAEKLFVDLHRVQGLMEPTLTDLASLDPERVEAATTAMPELMGKLTREFDTLQRETRETLKLGGQVIAAMQAVEMVTMISTMKLALPRVPPSAPAALGMGIVMSSGGVMAGSQIVVSAEWVEMMRRLVQAGVISVPAVGAAVLIQGGQVTMAQAHQDLPKGVREALGDSPEVRSMQVTGRAGAGMSDAPKHHVMPQEHREWFEQRGFKGDMDIDNFCVRLEQAHHEAIHGGGNWKLGRTWPGEWNRLIMEALHEAEITTGRRLTRNQVLDIVVERMKVYRVPITFTKGRSR, encoded by the coding sequence ATGCGCGCTGATGCCCTGGTGCTGGCCCTGGTGCTGATGGCCACGGGATGCGCCTCCGTGTCGCAAGCGCCTGGGCGTGGCCGAAGCTTGAGCTACGCACCGCGTGAAGCCTCCTCGCCCGCTTGGGTGGAGGCTCCGAACGACGAGCCCCCGCGCGCCCAGAACTTCCTCCCGCGCGCTCTTGCTGGGCCCGAGCAACGGCTCCTGCGCCGCCAGCAGCCGCGTGACGACGTGACCGCCGTGGGAGGCGGCGCTGTCGGGGGCGGGGGCCGGAGCAATGCATTGACGCGGCAGGCAGTCCTCGACGCGACGAAAGACGTGAAGGGCTCCCTGACCCGCGTCGAGGCCGCGTTCAGCAAGCTGGCGGCCCGTCCTCCGGACCCCTGGGGCTGGAGTCTCACTGGCGTCTTCACGCGCTACCTCGACCAGGGCTCCAAGCAGGTGACGTGGCTTCATGGCGCGCTTGGGAGCGCCACCGCGTTGACGGAAGTGGCCTCGGAAGTTGGCGACACGGACATGGAGCTGGGCCTGCTGCGCATGACGGGGCCGAAGCTCCAAGCGGCGCAGTTCGGGACGCTCCTCTTGGCCACCTGGGTGGACTTCCTGCACCTCGCGGACGCCGTGCTTCGTCACTGCCCCATGTGCAGCGCTGAGAAGCTCTTCGTGGACCTTCATCGCGTGCAGGGGTTGATGGAGCCCACGCTGACGGACCTCGCCTCACTGGACCCGGAGCGGGTGGAGGCAGCAACCACCGCGATGCCCGAGCTGATGGGGAAGCTGACGCGTGAATTCGACACGCTCCAGCGGGAGACCCGCGAGACCCTGAAGCTTGGCGGGCAGGTCATCGCGGCGATGCAGGCGGTGGAGATGGTCACGATGATCTCCACGATGAAGCTGGCCCTGCCACGCGTGCCGCCTTCGGCCCCTGCGGCGCTCGGCATGGGCATCGTAATGAGTTCGGGTGGAGTGATGGCGGGCTCGCAGATTGTCGTCTCAGCCGAGTGGGTGGAGATGATGCGAAGGCTCGTGCAGGCGGGCGTCATCTCCGTTCCTGCCGTCGGCGCGGCCGTCCTCATTCAGGGCGGACAGGTCACGATGGCCCAGGCTCACCAGGACTTGCCCAAGGGCGTGCGCGAAGCGCTGGGGGACAGCCCCGAGGTGCGCAGCATGCAGGTGACGGGCAGAGCGGGAGCGGGCATGTCGGACGCTCCGAAACACCACGTGATGCCGCAGGAACACCGCGAGTGGTTCGAGCAGCGAGGCTTCAAGGGCGACATGGACATCGACAACTTCTGCGTCCGATTGGAGCAGGCCCACCACGAGGCCATTCACGGTGGGGGGAACTGGAAGCTGGGGCGTACATGGCCCGGCGAGTGGAATCGGCTGATCATGGAGGCTCTGCACGAAGCTGAGATCACGACAGGTCGGAGGTTGACGCGGAATCAGGTCCTGGACATCGTCGTGGAGCGTATGAAGGTCTACAGAGTCCCAATCACGTTCACGAAAGGGAGGAGCCGATGA
- a CDS encoding OsmC family protein: MTSASITEYETRLYWQGDRGAVLTSDRAPPVPIGRPLCGQQCGPEDGRWAPEALLVGAVEGRTLHAFLDGAREAGVGVLFYQSSATARLVSGGPEEAAHFTDLIVRPHVAVGSPREAEDARQLFARLPERCFPSSMLQLTPRIEPVVEVWAHARREDATPPVQNHAPAPGEADAAVPWRSGMRSVEGHADESTDESAHEAGEGAGTEAHA, from the coding sequence ATGACCTCCGCTTCCATCACCGAGTACGAAACACGCCTCTACTGGCAGGGAGACCGGGGCGCGGTGCTGACGAGCGACCGTGCGCCCCCCGTTCCGATTGGCCGCCCGCTGTGCGGCCAGCAATGCGGGCCCGAGGACGGGCGCTGGGCCCCCGAGGCGCTGCTGGTGGGCGCGGTGGAGGGGCGCACGCTGCACGCGTTCCTGGATGGGGCCCGGGAGGCGGGCGTGGGCGTGCTCTTCTACCAGAGCTCCGCCACGGCCCGGCTGGTGAGCGGGGGCCCTGAAGAGGCCGCCCATTTCACCGACCTCATCGTCCGGCCGCACGTCGCCGTGGGCAGTCCGCGGGAAGCGGAGGACGCGCGCCAGCTCTTCGCCCGGCTGCCGGAGCGTTGTTTTCCCAGCTCCATGCTCCAGCTCACCCCGCGCATCGAGCCGGTGGTGGAGGTCTGGGCCCACGCCCGTCGCGAGGACGCCACCCCACCTGTCCAAAACCACGCACCTGCTCCCGGCGAGGCGGACGCAGCGGTTCCCTGGAGGAGCGGCATGCGCAGTGTGGAAGGACATGCCGACGAATCCACAGACGAATCCGCCCACGAAGCCGGTGAAGGAGCCGGAACCGAAGCCCACGCCTGA
- a CDS encoding cytochrome c peroxidase — MAGHRFIASTLGAFALTTLVGCTDTAGSVEATAALATSEAELTSVAQAAAGRKHFQEALPGTNGRSCATCHVFADDTALTPAHVEALWARNPADPLFNRIDADDPAAAVPTYEHLKKGLVRVVLPLPANMDVIDVQGNVITAPDRKVSVWRAVPSIADTGFSGPFQFDGRETDLVTQAQSAVTSHSEGGTVAPAVLQRIAAFERSVFSSPRARFVSELMERGWPLSAIPDPDALLLLDASERRGRDVYNLACEACHGDRTRNRIENRATHDALFYALKPDGNIQYTVTPGAPPEPVRVPRPHSEFLNAGYAYMTYLGQRGVVPLFNTSVDFPQYRFRFYTDGTRQHAVTDLPPIPVTASGDPDDINPALDEHGAPIVGPALAAQWYSTDPGRALISGDPAEFEAFDVPSLRGIARTAPYFHDNSHATLAETVDTYSRFILPGIPTVGALPVHPPEFPGGPPESLSPAQKRDLLRFLQRL; from the coding sequence ATGGCAGGGCATCGATTCATCGCGAGCACCCTGGGCGCGTTCGCGCTCACCACGCTCGTGGGCTGCACCGACACCGCGGGCTCCGTGGAGGCCACCGCCGCGCTCGCGACGTCCGAGGCGGAGCTGACGTCCGTGGCCCAGGCGGCCGCCGGCAGGAAGCACTTCCAGGAGGCCCTGCCCGGCACCAACGGGCGCTCCTGCGCGACGTGCCACGTCTTCGCGGACGACACCGCGCTCACGCCCGCGCACGTGGAGGCGCTCTGGGCCCGCAACCCCGCGGATCCGCTGTTCAACCGCATCGACGCGGATGACCCGGCCGCCGCCGTGCCCACCTACGAGCACCTGAAGAAGGGCCTGGTGCGCGTGGTGCTCCCCCTGCCCGCGAACATGGACGTCATCGACGTGCAGGGGAACGTCATCACCGCCCCGGACCGCAAGGTGTCCGTCTGGCGCGCCGTGCCGAGCATCGCCGACACCGGCTTCTCCGGCCCCTTCCAGTTCGACGGCCGCGAAACCGACCTCGTCACCCAGGCCCAGAGCGCCGTCACCAGCCACAGCGAGGGCGGCACGGTGGCGCCGGCCGTGCTCCAGCGCATCGCCGCGTTCGAGCGCAGCGTGTTCAGCTCCCCGCGCGCCCGCTTCGTGTCGGAGTTGATGGAGCGCGGCTGGCCGCTGAGCGCCATCCCGGATCCGGACGCCCTGCTCCTGCTCGACGCATCCGAGCGGCGCGGTCGCGACGTCTACAACCTGGCCTGCGAGGCCTGCCATGGCGACCGCACGCGCAACCGCATCGAGAACCGCGCCACGCACGACGCGCTCTTCTACGCGCTCAAGCCCGACGGCAACATCCAGTACACCGTCACGCCCGGCGCCCCGCCCGAGCCCGTACGCGTGCCCCGCCCCCACAGCGAGTTCCTCAACGCCGGCTACGCGTACATGACCTACCTGGGCCAGCGCGGCGTCGTGCCCCTCTTCAACACGTCCGTCGACTTCCCCCAGTACCGCTTCCGCTTCTACACGGACGGCACGCGCCAGCACGCCGTCACGGACCTGCCTCCCATCCCCGTCACCGCGAGCGGCGACCCGGATGACATCAACCCCGCCCTGGATGAGCACGGCGCGCCCATCGTGGGCCCCGCGCTCGCGGCGCAGTGGTACTCCACCGACCCCGGCCGCGCGTTGATCAGCGGCGACCCCGCGGAGTTCGAGGCCTTCGACGTGCCGTCCCTGCGAGGCATTGCCCGCACCGCGCCGTACTTCCACGACAACAGCCACGCCACGCTCGCGGAGACGGTGGACACCTACAGCCGCTTCATCCTCCCGGGCATCCCCACCGTGGGCGCCCTGCCGGTGCACCCGCCCGAGTTCCCGGGCGGGCCGCCGGAGTCCCTCAGCCCCGCGCAGAAGCGCGACCTGCTGCGCTTCCTCCAGCGGCTGTAG